The candidate division KSB1 bacterium region TGGAAGAACAGACTGGGTGCGGCCCTGCATCTACAGACCGTGGAGGTCACGGGCCTGGAGAACATCCCCGTGAAGGGACCGGCTTTGCTCGCCCCCAATCATCTGAACTGGAAGGACATCTTCTTCACGGCGGCCGTTGTGGCGCGGCAGCTCTATTTTGTCGGGACGCACGAGCTTTTCGACTATCGCTTCTGCCGCCACATGATCTACAAGTATTCCTTGCGGACGGTGCGTCCGCGCCTCACGAAGCCCTTCTTCAAATGGCTGGCGACCTACCTGGCTCGGGTGATCGTGCCCAGGGTCAGACGGGTAGGAACGATCCCTATCAAGCGCAACGATCACGATCGGCAGTTCTTCGAGGTGTCGAAAGAATACTTGAGAATGGGGCGAGCCATTTGTATTTTTCCGGAGGGACGCATCGGAGACGGGAAAAGCCTTCGTCCCTTCAAGATGGGAGCGGCGAAGATCCTCCTGGACTTGTACCACGAGGGAAGGCGGCACATCCCGGCGATCCCGATCGCCATCAAGGGGACGGAGAGGTTTTTCCTGCCGTGGCGAAAGCTTGTGTTCCGGGTCGGCAGACCCATTTACATCGATGACTTCATCGACCGTCGGGACCGGGTGTCGATGCTGAGCTTCACGCGTGAGCTCCAGAATCGCGTGGCCGAGCTTTTCCATCGAGCGTGAAGCATCGGCGCCCGAAGCGGCGGACTGCGGTCTCTACGGGAGGAACGGATGGCGGAGCGACCAGAAGGACTACCGAATCCGCGGAAAAGCGGGCCGCGCGTCGATAGACCCTGGCGAGTCGTGCTGTACAACGACGATGTCCATAAGTTCGAGGATGTGGTGCGTCAAGTCCGTAAGGCTACCGGATTCTCCCTCCTTCGAGCCATGGAAATTACCTATGTGGCCCACAATGTGGGGGAAGCCGTCGTGTACGAGGGGGCCTTTGTCGATTGTGTCCACATCGCCGACGAGCTGCGCAAAGGCGGGCTGTCGGTGCGCATCTTCGGATAGTCCTGTACCGCCAAGCGCCCTTTCCTCGGTCCATGCTCCTTGCACAGCGTGGCTTTGTTCGCGGCAACTTCGGCTCCCCTAGCCCAGGCGGTTTGCCTTTCGGGCGGCCCCTCGGGCTCACGCGAGCTCTGAGCGTACCGGGCCGAGCTCCGATGCCGTACAGGGAGCCTACAAATTGCCCCAGGAGCTTTCAGCAACTTGTGCTGGTTCGCGGCGGATCCCCGCCCCCAAGCCGGAGGCAGGATCGCATATGACGGCGGAGCTAAGGAGCGTCCGGGTGGGGAAACGGCCGGTCGTGGGAGTTCTTGCGGTGGGGGTGCTCGCGATGTCTTCCGCCTCGCTTTGGATCCGCATGTGCACGGTCCCCGCATTCACGATCGCCGCCTACAGGCTTCTCCTCTCAACACTGGCCTTCTGCTTGGGCGAGGCTCTGAGGACTGGCGGGCGCACCCAACTCTTCAAGCCCACAGGGCGGACTTTGGCGGCGGGTCTTTTCCTTGCCTTCCATTTCGGCACCTGGATCCAATCGTTGCGGCTGACGAGTGTGGCAAGCTCAGTGCTTCTGGTGCAGACGTCGCCAATTTTTGTCGCGGTGGCCTCGGCCATACTTCTCTCCGAGCCACCGTCCCGTCTTCAAATGGGCGGGATTCTGACGACGTTGGCCGGCACCGTTGTGGTCGCTGGGCATGACCTCACGTCTGGCCGCCAGGCACTCCTCGGCGACGCCCTTGCCCTGGCAGGAGCGTTGGGCGCTGCTGGGTACTGGATCTGTGGCAGGGCAGCCAGACAGAGGATGGATACCGGAACCTACGCGCGCACCGTGTACGGCACGGCGGCTGTCGTGACGGTAGCGCTGGCCGCTGTTTCGGGAGCTCCCTTGGCCGGCTTCTCGGGAAGCAACTGGCTTCTGCTGGTCCTCATTGCCCTGGTCCCCCAGGGGGTCGGTCACACTTCCTTCAACTGGGCCCTGAAACACCTCTCAGCGACAGCTGTATCGGTTTTCGCGTTAGGGGAACCCGTAGGCGCTTCGCTCCTGGCCTATCTGTTCTTGGGCGAAAGTCCCCCACCGGGGACCCTCCTTGGCGGTGTGGCCGTACTCCTGGGCATTTACTTGACCCTTCAGGGCGAAAGAGTCAAGACCACGAAAGGAAGAAGAGGGAGCGCGTGATGGACGTTCGCTACGATCCTTTCCTGGGTCCGAAAGCCGAGAACTTCGAGCTGCTGAAAGAGCTGATTCTGCAGGTTCTGTTCTGGCAGGCTCGCTGGCGGAGGTCGCACTTCCCCGCGGACCCGAGTTTGTACCCTCAGCGCGGGGTCGACGAAGCCGCTGTCGCGCACTTGCGCTGTGCTCTGCGGGAGTTTCTCGCGCGCATGGAGAGGAATATCCCGTTTTCGCATCCCCGATACGTGGCACAAATGCTCAAGGATCCCGGCATCCCGGCGATCGTGGCGTACTTTGCCACGATGCTGATCAACCCCAATAACCACGCCTACGAAGGGGGACCGGTCACCACGGAAATGGAGCTGGAGGTTGTCGACGACCTCAAGCGGATGCTCGGTTTTGACCGGGGATGGGGGCACCTGACCAGCGGCGGTACACTGGCCAATATGGAAGCCATGTGGGCGGTGCGCGACACCCTTCGGGAGGGGACGGTGGTATTCAGTGCGGGATCGCATTACTCCTGGAAGCGAATCTGTTCGGTCCTTCGGATTCGCAGTTGGCGCGAGATCCCTGTCGATCGTAACTACCGGCTGGATCTCGACGCGCTGGAGTCAGTTCTGCGCGCGCGGCGAGTGGTGATGGTGGTGGCAAACCTGGGTACCACCGGCACAGGATCCGTCGATCCCCTACCCGAGATCCTTCGACTGCGGGACCGATACGGCTTCCACCTGCACGTGGACGCAGCCTATGGTGGCTACGCCCGCTCTATTCTCCTGGAGGCCGATGGCCGGCTCAAGCCCCTGGGCCAGATCGAGTGGCTGTCGCGCGAGGTGTACGAATCCCTGCAGGTGCTGCCGGAGGCTGACTCCGTTACGATCGATCCCCACAAGCACGGGCTGGTCATGTACGGCGCCGGGGGACTTATTTTCCGTGACGAAAGGTTTCAAAGGACGCTTCTCAATACCGCGCCCTACACCTACCACGTCCGGCAGAAGCCGAACCTGGGCATGCTCACGCTGGAAGGGTCGCGTCCGGGGGCAGCAGCGGCCGCTACCTGGTTTACCCATCGCCTCTTTCCGCTTCACGCAGAGGGCCTGGGTGCGATCTTGGCTGAGACCCTGAAGGCAGCGCGGGAGTTTGCCGCGCGCCTGCCAAGGGAGACAGACTGGGAGCCTCTGGTCTGGCCCAACCTGGACATTGTCTGCTTTCACCCGAAGCGGGGAAACCGTACCTTCGAGGAGCTGAACGGGCTTGCTTCCGCCCTATATCAGGAGATGTCGGTTGAGGCGGAGAGTCCCGAATTCGTCTTCTCGAAGTTCGTCGTGGAGCCAAGTACGGCGAGGCGCTTTCTCGGTCTTCGGCGGAAGCCTGAGCAGGGTTGGATCACCTTGCGTGCGGTGCTGATGAAGCACTGGCTTAGCCTGCCTCCCAAGCCCACGTACATCGACCGGATGATTGAGGTGCTGCGGCGCAAGCCGGGGCCGGGGTAGACTTGTGTAGCTCGGTGAGCCCTTGAGGGGTGCGGGCGTGCCTCATAGGCCCGGCCTTGTAGGTGGCAGCGGTCCATCCGGGAGACTGGGGCCCCTTGACTCTGGCTGAGTTGGGTCAGGCCTTCGAATCGGGGATGGAGATCTGCGCGGAAGCAACCCACGCCGCAGAGCGGGTTCCCCCAAAAAGAAAAAGCCCACCATCGGTGGGCCGTAATCCTCCTCGTCAACGGATCCGGGGAGAAGTGCTAACGGAACATCGCCTTGATACTTCCCCACGTATGGCGCGCCGCCGACACCTGAACGGCAACGGAGAGCACATCGGAATAGGAGAACCTTCCGTTCGACTCCACGATGCGGAGGCGGTAGTAGTACGTGCGGTCGGAAGCCTTGAAGATCGTCTTGTCCACGTAGGTGTAGGTGCGCACGGTTTCGGCGCTGGGAGTTCCTTCGGCTTCCACCCGGCCAATGCGCTGGAATCCTTCGTGGGGGTCGAGGCTGCGCTCCACCTCGTAAGCCTCAATTCCCTGCTCGGCCCGCACGCGCCACACAAGGGTCACCTTGTTCAGGCCGGGCTCGGCCTTGAAGTCGACCAGGATCACCCCTGCCTGAAGACTTGCCGCTGCAACCAACCCGCACGCGAGCGCCAAGATTCGACGCATATTCACCTCACCAGGTGTTTTTCTGCGCGAAAAGTAATGCTTCGCCCAGCGAATGTCAAGGGATTTGTTCTCGCGATCGCTTTTCTTCGCTGCCTCCCTCGGGCTAAGGTCGGAGGTTGTCATTGTGCCTTCGAGCCGGGATTCGTAGTTTAGGTCAAGCGCCAGACTTAGGACGGCGGCTCTTAAACCGGATTCGAGGAAATGACGCGAGGATACGGAGGCCGGGAGTGTCGGCAGGTGCGCGAAGGATTGTGCTGAGCTTCCTCATCCTTCTTTCCCTTGGGATCAGCGGCTGTTCCCGCGACCGCGGAAAGCCGCGCTTCCTCTGGGTGGACGCCCTCGCCAATTGGGAGGCCATCGTCTCTCCTGGGGACATCGACCGGATCGCGTCCGCGGCCAAATCGGCGGGATTCACCGGGCTTGTGGTCGAAGTGAAGCCGATTACCGGTCAGGTGGTCTACCCGAGCCGAGTAGCGCCCCGCCTCACGGAATGGAAGGGCGCTGTGAGTCCCGGCGGATTCGACTATCTCGACGCGTTCGTCCGGACCGCTCGCAGCTACCGGCTGAAGGTGTTTGCGTCCGTGAACGTGTTCGCGGGCGGGCACCGGCGGTTTCGAAAGGGAATTGCCTACGAGGACCATCCGGACTGGGTGTGCGTGGCGAATACCCCCCTCGGGCTTGTACCCAGCACCGACGTGCCTCACACGGAATCGATTTTTCTCCAACCCAGTCGGCGCTCGGTCCAGGAGCAGAATTTCCGGATCCTCGAGGAAATTCTACGCCACTACCCCGTGGATGGGGTCGTCCTGGACCGTGTGTATTATCCGGACCTCACGGTGGATTTCAGCGAGGCTGCACGGGAGGCTTTCGAGCGTTTCCTGGGTCGCGAGATCCGGGTTTGGCCGGACGAGGTGTACACGTACGAGGGGGATCGGCGTGTCGCAGGCCCGCTTTTCCGCGACTGGCTGTACTTCCGTGCCAAGCTGCTGCGGGACTTCCTTGTGGAAGCCCGTCGGATCGCCAAGCAGGTAAGACCCAGCGCGAAATTCTGTCTGTACGTAGGGGCCTGGTATCCCCAGGCGGTAGAGATGGGGCTGAACTGGGCTTCCCCGTCCTCTCCGTTTGTGCGTCTCTGGCCGGACACGCTTTTCCGTGCCACAGCCATGGGAGATCTGCTCGACGCTTTGTTCTGCGGTCTCCTGTTTCAGGCCGTGGG contains the following coding sequences:
- a CDS encoding 1-acyl-sn-glycerol-3-phosphate acyltransferase: WKNRLGAALHLQTVEVTGLENIPVKGPALLAPNHLNWKDIFFTAAVVARQLYFVGTHELFDYRFCRHMIYKYSLRTVRPRLTKPFFKWLATYLARVIVPRVRRVGTIPIKRNDHDRQFFEVSKEYLRMGRAICIFPEGRIGDGKSLRPFKMGAAKILLDLYHEGRRHIPAIPIAIKGTERFFLPWRKLVFRVGRPIYIDDFIDRRDRVSMLSFTRELQNRVAELFHRA
- a CDS encoding ATP-dependent Clp protease adaptor ClpS, translated to MAERPEGLPNPRKSGPRVDRPWRVVLYNDDVHKFEDVVRQVRKATGFSLLRAMEITYVAHNVGEAVVYEGAFVDCVHIADELRKGGLSVRIFG
- a CDS encoding DMT family transporter, producing the protein MTAELRSVRVGKRPVVGVLAVGVLAMSSASLWIRMCTVPAFTIAAYRLLLSTLAFCLGEALRTGGRTQLFKPTGRTLAAGLFLAFHFGTWIQSLRLTSVASSVLLVQTSPIFVAVASAILLSEPPSRLQMGGILTTLAGTVVVAGHDLTSGRQALLGDALALAGALGAAGYWICGRAARQRMDTGTYARTVYGTAAVVTVALAAVSGAPLAGFSGSNWLLLVLIALVPQGVGHTSFNWALKHLSATAVSVFALGEPVGASLLAYLFLGESPPPGTLLGGVAVLLGIYLTLQGERVKTTKGRRGSA
- a CDS encoding aminotransferase class I/II-fold pyridoxal phosphate-dependent enzyme, which translates into the protein MDVRYDPFLGPKAENFELLKELILQVLFWQARWRRSHFPADPSLYPQRGVDEAAVAHLRCALREFLARMERNIPFSHPRYVAQMLKDPGIPAIVAYFATMLINPNNHAYEGGPVTTEMELEVVDDLKRMLGFDRGWGHLTSGGTLANMEAMWAVRDTLREGTVVFSAGSHYSWKRICSVLRIRSWREIPVDRNYRLDLDALESVLRARRVVMVVANLGTTGTGSVDPLPEILRLRDRYGFHLHVDAAYGGYARSILLEADGRLKPLGQIEWLSREVYESLQVLPEADSVTIDPHKHGLVMYGAGGLIFRDERFQRTLLNTAPYTYHVRQKPNLGMLTLEGSRPGAAAAATWFTHRLFPLHAEGLGAILAETLKAAREFAARLPRETDWEPLVWPNLDIVCFHPKRGNRTFEELNGLASALYQEMSVEAESPEFVFSKFVVEPSTARRFLGLRRKPEQGWITLRAVLMKHWLSLPPKPTYIDRMIEVLRRKPGPG
- a CDS encoding family 10 glycosylhydrolase; the protein is MSAGARRIVLSFLILLSLGISGCSRDRGKPRFLWVDALANWEAIVSPGDIDRIASAAKSAGFTGLVVEVKPITGQVVYPSRVAPRLTEWKGAVSPGGFDYLDAFVRTARSYRLKVFASVNVFAGGHRRFRKGIAYEDHPDWVCVANTPLGLVPSTDVPHTESIFLQPSRRSVQEQNFRILEEILRHYPVDGVVLDRVYYPDLTVDFSEAAREAFERFLGREIRVWPDEVYTYEGDRRVAGPLFRDWLYFRAKLLRDFLVEARRIAKQVRPSAKFCLYVGAWYPQAVEMGLNWASPSSPFVRLWPDTLFRATAMGDLLDALFCGLLFQAVGAEEVLQGLPAELSGWYTVSTASDSVRLVVGSQTPVFGVLLVSQYANDQARLCKATGICLKKLDGVAVLDLAVVEKLNLWQRLRPCLAQRP